A window of Methanosarcinales archaeon contains these coding sequences:
- a CDS encoding PIN domain-containing protein, with amino-acid sequence MRLVIDTNIIISSLISNSVRRSILLNSGYEFISPEYTYTEIINHIDLIEKKAQITSKELQYAMDILFSNIKIYPKEEYIECYPEAKKIMSDIDPDDVPFLALAMKAQVDGIWSEDKGFLKQDRVRIYTTKDLVEFIGL; translated from the coding sequence ATGAGACTCGTCATTGATACCAATATAATAATTTCATCATTAATTTCAAATTCTGTAAGACGGAGTATCCTGCTAAATTCAGGTTATGAATTTATATCCCCTGAATATACATACACAGAAATCATAAATCATATTGATCTTATTGAAAAAAAAGCACAAATCACGTCCAAGGAACTTCAATATGCCATGGACATTCTATTTTCAAATATCAAAATCTACCCAAAAGAAGAATACATTGAGTGTTATCCTGAAGCAAAAAAAATAATGAGTGATATCGACCCTGATGATGTACCTTTTTTGGCTTTAGCAATGAAGGCTCAAGTAGATGGTATTTGGAGTGAAGATAAAGGATTTCTAAAACAGGATCGAGTTAGAATTTACACAACTAAAGACCTCGTAGAATTTATAGGTTTATAA
- a CDS encoding DUF1805 domain-containing protein produces the protein MQIETIELNKGNAIGLKWDMEHAPLMIIKAPRGFVMCGYLNMVAAEQLGDVAAKVTGVRSFDDVLKSRVVEVSSAAMDLGVKVGMTAYDALNLMY, from the coding sequence ATGCAGATCGAGACAATAGAACTGAATAAAGGCAACGCTATAGGGTTAAAGTGGGATATGGAACATGCCCCCCTTATGATCATAAAAGCACCCAGGGGTTTTGTAATGTGTGGTTATCTGAACATGGTCGCTGCCGAGCAGTTGGGTGATGTGGCAGCAAAAGTCACCGGAGTCAGAAGTTTCGATGACGTATTGAAATCCCGGGTAGTGGAAGTCAGTTCAGCAGCCATGGATCTTGGGGTCAAAGTAGGCATGACTGCCTATGATGCCCTGAATTTGATGTATTAA